A portion of the Lolium rigidum isolate FL_2022 chromosome 1, APGP_CSIRO_Lrig_0.1, whole genome shotgun sequence genome contains these proteins:
- the LOC124686768 gene encoding tyrosine--tRNA ligase 1, cytoplasmic-like, producing the protein MDPSTVPDASTGAASMDPSMVPDASTAAEVAATSADPSPASDASSSAAAAGAAAEDLAGAVAGMTLDERFDLLMSIGEECIQPDELKRLLQNKPVPICYDGFEPSGRMHIAQGIVKTINVNKMIRAGCKVKIWIADWFAQLNNKMGGDLKKIQTVGRYMIEIWKAAGMNLDGVEFLWSSEEINSRANEYWPLVMDIARKNNVKRITRCCTIMGRADNEELTAAQIFYPCMQCADIFFLKADICQLGMDQRKVNMLAREYCDDIKKKLKPIILSHHMLPGFKEGQEKMSKSDPSSAIFMEDDEAQVNVKIKQAFCPPNIVEGNPCLEYIKYIVFPWFERFEVVRKENNGGNKTFLSMDELIADYASGALHPADVKPALAKAINEILKPVRDHFNTSNEAKVLLNTVKKYRVSS; encoded by the exons ATGGATCCCTCGACGGTCCCCGACGCCTCCACCGGAGCCGCATCCATGGACCCCTCGATGGTTCCCGACGCCTCCACCGCAGCCGAGGTCGCCGCCACATCAGCGGACCCTTCCCCGGCTTCCgacgcctcctcttccgctgccGCTGCCGGTGCCGCCGCCGAGGACCTCGCTGGGGCCGTGGCGGGGATGACCCTGGACGAGCGGTTCGACCTGCTGATGAGCATCGGCGAGGAGTGCATtcagcccgacgagctcaagcgcCTTCTGCAGAACAAGCCCGTCCCCATCTGCTACGACGGATTCGAGCCCTCCGGCCGCATGCACATCGCCCAG GGTATTGTGAAGACAATTAACGTTAACAAGATGATCAGAGCGGGATGCAAAGTGAAAATCTGGATAGCAGATTGGTTTGCTCAGCTAAACAACAAAATGGGTGGCGACCTTAAAAAAATCCAGACAGTCGGACGCTACATGATCGAAATATGGAAAGCAGCTGGTATGAATCTCGATGGTGTTGAATTCTTATGGTCTTCAGAAGAAATCAACAGCCGTGCAAATGAATACTGGCCACTTGTAATGGACATTGCCAGGAAAAATAATGTCAAGAGAATAACGAG ATGTTGTACGATCATGGGCCGTGCTGACAATGAGGAATTGACTGCTGCACAGATCTTCTATCCTTGCATGCAGTGTGCTGATATATTCTTCCTGAAG GCTGACATATGCCAGTTGGGCATGGACCAGAGGAAGGTTAACATGTTAGCAAGGGAGTACTGCGACGACATTAAAAAGAAGCTCAAACCAATTATTCTGTCACATC ATATGCTCCCTGGGTTCAAAGAAGGTCAGGAGAAGATGTCAAAGAGTGATCCATCATCGGCTATCTTTATGGAAGATGATGAG GCTCAGGTAAATGTAAAGATAAAGCAAGCTTTCTGCCCGCCCAACATTGTCGAGGGTAATCCGTGCCTGGAGTACATCAAGTACATCGTTTTCCCTTGGTTTGAAAGGTTTGAGGTGGTTCGGAAGGAAAACAATGGCGGTAACAA GACGTTTTTAAGCATGGATGAGCTCATTGCTGATTATGCCAGTGGTGCTTTGCATCCTGCTGACGTTAAGCCTGCTTTGGCCAAAGCGATTAATGAAATATTGAAG CCTGTTCGTGATCACTTCAATACCAGCAATGAAGCCAAAGTTCTCCTCAACACTGTTAAG AAGTACAGAGTAAGCAGTTAA